The segment ACATCGTGAATTTGTTCCGTGACATTTTGTTGTCTGCCGGTTGGTCGCTCAGTCCGCTCTTTCTTTCGTTCTTCATGCTTCGGACGATGGAAGGGGTGGGCCGCAAGTACGTCATCGGTTTGGCTGCGCTGGTGTGCTGGCCGTTCGGATGGGCGATTGCTGCAGTCGTCACTAACGCCATGTTGGACGCTGCGGCGAAAGCCAGCCTCATTCCGATCGTGATCTCCCCGTCGTCAATGGTGGCTCCTATGCTCACCGTCCTATTGATCGGCGCCTGGATGATTCTTAGTTCATGCTTGGCTCCGTACATTACAATGCGCATGCTCCTGGCGGGTGCGAATCCCGCTGCCGCGTTCGGACAGGGAGTGGGCGGTGTCGCTCAAGCCGGTCTGATCGGTGGCGTTGGGGCGGCGACTGCCGCCGTGACCGGCGGTGCTTCGGCTGCTGTCGCGGTCACGGCGGCAGCCGCCGGCGCGATGGCTGCGGGAACCGAGTCGGCCGCTCGTGGAGGGGGCTTTCCTCAATCCACCGCAACCGCAGTCGGAGGTATGGCGGGATTCTATCGAGGTCAGTTTGTCCGACGCCAGACTTCGGCGATGGCGGAAATGGCATCGGCGGACAGTCGCCGTGCCGCCGCAGTCGAGGCTTTCACAGCTCAGTTCTCGGAGAATTCACGCCAACGGCACCAGCGGCCGAGCAACTTTGCTCATCAGCCGCATCACCCGGATCCAAACCAAGCTGCCATCGAAATCGAAGCCCATGCTAAATCGTAAATTCACCGAAGCCTTGGAGCGGCAAGCTCGCGCACGATCTCGGCTGGCCACAGCCGAGGAGAAGCTCGTTGCGCTCTTCATATCCCCAGAACCGAAACGCACTGCGCCAACCGGTTCTGTGTCCCGCCCCTGCGTCAACGTCACCCCACCTAAACAGCCCCCAAGAAAGTAATGCCATGATCGCGCAGCCCGAGCCCCCAACGGCGCGCACACCACCGCTTGCCGCCAGCTTCGGCAAACCGAAGTCCACGTTGCTGGCGATCTTCACGCGGCAGCGCCGCCAGTCGCTGATCTGGTTTCTGGTCGCCGTTGCGGCGTGGGTTTGGGCCGCGTGGGACCGACACGCATTGATCGAGCAACTGACGCGCAAGCGGGAGGTGGTGGTGATCGACAGCCTCGGCACCTACTACGTCTCTCCGGTCGTCGATATCCAGCGCGCGAAAGACGTGCACGCCTTGCAGACGAAGCTCGCGTGCAAGGCGCTTTTCGAACGCAACCCCGAAGGACTGGACAACCCCGAGTTGTTCAAGGTGCTCTTCTTGAAAGAGGCGGCGAAAACGGCCCAGGCGGCGATCGACAAGACCAAGCCGGAGTTTGAGGCGAAGTCGCTGCACCAAAAGGTGGAGACGGGGGTGCCGGAGATTCTGAGCACCCGCGACAATGCGTTCTATACGGCGGTGGACGTGCAGTTGATCCGGGTCGGTGCGTTCCAGAACGCGCCGATCACGGAGGTGCTGCGTTACCGGGTGAAATTCAAGTTCCTGCTCAATCCCGATCTGACGCGCAACGGCCGGTTCCCGACGGCGGTGGCCGCGTTTCAGGTCGAGCCGGTCACCCGAACTTAGGAGTAGTTATGCGGACGGCACTCCTGGGATTTCTCGTGGCATTTTCGGGCGTTTCCGCGCAAACGATTCGCGAGTTTGTGCTCGATCCGCACGTCGCGATCGATCTGCCCGTCTCGCGCGAGGTGACGACGATCACGCTGCCGGGTGCGATCACCGCGATCGCCGGAGCGGACATGCTGATCGATGACGGCGGCGCGGCGACGGAGGTCGAGGAGGGCACGCGGTTGCGGTTCCATGTGACGCACGCCAAGGGAGCGAACTTTCTCCTCGTGCAGAGTCTGCAGCCGGACGCGACCGCGACCCTCACCGTCATCTTCGAAAACGCGGCGCATGTTCTGCAACTGCGGACGGTCGCCACCCAGCCGGTGGCGAGCGCGATATTCAAACGGCCGGTGGTTGGGGCGCCAGTGAAGCTTTCCCGTCCGCCCGAGCCGGTGCGATTCACGCCGCGCATTGGGTTGAGCCTCCTGGATCGCGCCCGGGCGTACCCGGTGCTCGTGAAGTCGCTCCCCGCGGCGGTCGAGGGCGTGACGCTGCGCGCGCAAGGCCGGAAGGTGGAGCTGCCAGACTTGGAGATCGAGGTCCAGGAAGTCTACCGCTTTCCCAAGGAGGATGCAGTCGTGTTCCTCTTGAACCTCCGGAACCGGACCGACCAAGTGCTCGAGCTGGCGCCGAGCACCTTTGCGGCTCGGGTCGCGAACGAGAGATTCGCGCAGTCGATCGCCAACGGTCCGCGTACTTTGCAGCCGGGCGAAGCCGCGGAAGCCGAGTTCGCGATCATCGGGATGCCCGACGGCACGCGCAACGATCTGAGCGCGGACAACGCCTTCACGATCCTCATCCACACCGTCCGGCGCGAACCGGCCGACACCGCTGCGGCCGCTGCCGCGGCGTCCGCGCCTCCGTCGTCATGAATCCGCGCACCCTCCGGAACTTTCTGACGAGCAAGTTCGGGCTCTTCGTCGTGTTCGTGATCGTGCTGTTCACCGGGCTGGCGCTCTACGGCCGGCATCAGGCCGCGGAACGGCAGGCGGCGCGCCTGGCGGCGCAGAGTACCAAGAAAATCGAGATCGGCCGGATGCGGGCGCCGCTCAGCGAAGGGCTGGAGGACGGCGTGCCGCAGGAAGCGCGGCCACCGGGCGCCGCAGCAACGGCGGCGAACGGCGGCATCGTGCCGTTTCGTCCGGTCCCTCCACCGACAACGGTCGCGAGGGAACGCGCCGCGCCGCCAGCGCCGCCACCGGAGAAGCCGCGCAAGATCCGCTATCCCTCCCTGCTGACGGCCTACGAGCCGTCACCGTCTCCGCCGCCACGGGAGGCGCCCCCGCCGGAGCGATTCATCCCGTTCGGCACGCTTTTGAAATGCAAACTCGTCAACACGGTCGACAGCGCGAACCTGGCTACCCCGGTCATCGCGGTGCTGCTGGAAGACGTGTGGCAAAACGGGGAGCGGGTGATACCGGCCAATACGCTGGTGCACGGCAGCGCCCAGGCCGGGCGGCTCCGCGACCGAATCACCGCCGCCGGCACCTGGCGATTTGTGTGGCAGGATGGGCGCGAACTGGCCTTCACCGGCGTAGCATTGGATCGTGAATACGATCACGACATCGACGGCTACGGGATCACCGACGGCTCGGCCGGGCTGAAAGGCCGGCTGATGGCGGCGGACGATCTGCAGGAATTGAAGATGCTGGCGGCCGCCGCGCTCAGCGGGTTCGCGCGCGGGACGCAGGACCGCACCCAGACCGCGCTCGGCAGCACGATCACGGGTTCCGTTTCGAACGGGGTGCGCGAGGGCGTGGGCGAAGTGTTCGAACTCTACGCGCACCGCACGCTGAAAGACATCGAACAGAACGGCTACTTCGTGCGCGTGCCCGCGGGCAAGGAATTCTACGTCTACGTCGTCGAAACCGTCGATCCGCAGCAAGCCAAGGTCGCCGGTGTGAAACTGAAAACGTCGGCGTCCGCGCCGGAGCCCGTGTCCGCCGAAACGAAGGGATGAGCATGCACCGGGTCTATTTCCTCTTTGTCGTCCTGAGCGCTGCGGGCTGCGCGACGTCGCGGCCGGTGGCGGACGCGACGGTAAGCGCCGTGGACGCCGCGCCGACCGCACGCATCCGTGAAGCGGCCGCCACGCAACTCGTCGAGACGCGCTACGAGATTCGCGGGTATCGCGATGCCGACGACCCGTGCGTGCGGCACGAGCCCCACGCGGTCTATCGCGCCACCCGGCTCCCCGCCGGTCGGTCGGAAGGGGCATGGTTGACGACGGTTCCGCGGAGCGCCTTCGCGCCGGCGAGCTATGCGCCGCTACCGCCGAGCGACGAACTGGCCGCGGAACTCGCGGCGCAAAGACAGATCACGGCAGAGTTGCGCGCCGTTCGGGCGACGATCGCAACGACCGAGCAACAGGCGCAGGCGCAGTTCGGCAGACTCGTCACTCAGGCGGCGGAAACGGTCACGCTGCGCCGCCAACTCGAGCAGGAACGGGCCCGCGTGCAGGAACTGGAGGCGCGTCTGCGCGGGCCACGCCCGGCGACCTCCTCGCCGGCGACTGCTTCGTCTGCCACATCAAGCGGCGGCCAGCCAAGGTGGTGAACCCCGATGACCGCCGCCCACTCCAGGGAAACCCTGCGTGCGCTGCCGACCCGGCTGCGTGGGGCGATCATTGGGCAGGACGAGGCCGTGCGCACCGTGGTCGAGCGGCTCCAACATGGTGAACTCGGGTTGACCCAGCGCGGCCGACCGAAAGCGAGCTTCCTGTTTCTTGGTCCGACCGGCGTGGGCAAGACGGAGCTGAGCCTGCGGTTCACGGAAGATCTGATCGGGCCGGGCCGTCTCGTGCGGCTGGACATGTCGGAGTACCAGACGCCGGATCGGCTCGGACTGCTGCTTGGCACCTCGCGAGACGATCCGGGCCGGATTGCCGAAGGGTTCGATGCGTGTGCCGGCGTGGGAACGCTGCTCTTCGATGAAATCGAAAAGGCGCACCCACGAGTTTTGAATATTCTGCTGCAACTGCTCGATGTCGCGCGGCTGACGACCGGCGGCAACCGGGTGCTCGATTTCTCGCCCTGGTATTGCGTGCTCACGAGCAACCTCGGATCGCAACGCATCCTGACGATGCGCAAGTCGAAATACGAAACCATGGAGCGGCTGGTGCGGCAGGAGGCGCAACGCGAACTCAGCCCGGAGTTGTTCGCCCGGATCACCGCGACCGTCGTTTTCAACAAGCTTGGCTACGAGGCGCAGTGCGGCATCGCGGCGGCGATGCTCGCGAACGAACTGCGCGAGCAGGCCGCGCGCGGCTACGCGATGACGGCCGACGCGAACGCGGTCGAAGTGATCGTTCAGCAGGGTTACGATGATCGACTCGGCGCGCGGCCGATGCGCGATGCGACGGAGCGGCTGGTGCGCAATGCGCTCGCGGAGGATTTACTCAACCAGGGTCGCGGGATCGGCCGGTTGCGAGCGCATC is part of the Opitutus terrae PB90-1 genome and harbors:
- a CDS encoding AAA family ATPase, yielding MTAAHSRETLRALPTRLRGAIIGQDEAVRTVVERLQHGELGLTQRGRPKASFLFLGPTGVGKTELSLRFTEDLIGPGRLVRLDMSEYQTPDRLGLLLGTSRDDPGRIAEGFDACAGVGTLLFDEIEKAHPRVLNILLQLLDVARLTTGGNRVLDFSPWYCVLTSNLGSQRILTMRKSKYETMERLVRQEAQRELSPELFARITATVVFNKLGYEAQCGIAAAMLANELREQAARGYAMTADANAVEVIVQQGYDDRLGARPMRDATERLVRNALAEDLLNQGRGIGRLRAHPAGIKLELLPAATAAAA
- a CDS encoding TrbI/VirB10 family protein, producing the protein MNPRTLRNFLTSKFGLFVVFVIVLFTGLALYGRHQAAERQAARLAAQSTKKIEIGRMRAPLSEGLEDGVPQEARPPGAAATAANGGIVPFRPVPPPTTVARERAAPPAPPPEKPRKIRYPSLLTAYEPSPSPPPREAPPPERFIPFGTLLKCKLVNTVDSANLATPVIAVLLEDVWQNGERVIPANTLVHGSAQAGRLRDRITAAGTWRFVWQDGRELAFTGVALDREYDHDIDGYGITDGSAGLKGRLMAADDLQELKMLAAAALSGFARGTQDRTQTALGSTITGSVSNGVREGVGEVFELYAHRTLKDIEQNGYFVRVPAGKEFYVYVVETVDPQQAKVAGVKLKTSASAPEPVSAETKG